One Acetobacterium sp. KB-1 DNA segment encodes these proteins:
- a CDS encoding sodium:proton antiporter, whose protein sequence is MFNFDELLILFSGLLLLVVVFSFINEKTIKLPYEIGLVVFGFAFTVMVICGRTMNVVQIPEEFYNLYREFNFNDFLFHGVLCFMLFSGASRIKFSDFSKDKYLIGSMAIASTIVSTMIYGLLLWGLGFIIHVNISLLKALILGSIVAPTDPISAMSILAKAGLSKRLGLIIEGEALFNDGVAVAIFATLISILKHTSGDISIISFIIELSAEVLGAALIGFVISFLFFEIFKRSKDPYIKIFSSILTVMIAYLICNYLGFSGPIAAVICGLYYATGISRIQKQNRCELIHEVRELFYSFWSVIDSLLNGMLFLLVGLLFISIRNFNTLPITMIIIIGSGAIFFNTVSRMAGVSTALLFTRNLPDGMKRMKLAAFLTWGGLKGGLCLALIMGTNNVLSSQIYNLFLVSTYAIVLFTTVFQGLTVGKAYKMLNNKKEFRLADKSLKKPLFATADRADR, encoded by the coding sequence ATGTTTAATTTTGATGAATTATTGATCCTTTTTAGCGGACTGCTTCTTTTAGTGGTTGTGTTTAGTTTTATAAATGAAAAAACAATAAAGCTTCCCTATGAAATTGGTCTGGTCGTTTTTGGATTTGCATTTACCGTGATGGTCATCTGCGGTCGAACCATGAATGTCGTACAGATCCCCGAAGAATTTTATAATCTGTACCGCGAATTTAATTTCAACGATTTTTTATTTCATGGGGTTTTATGTTTCATGCTCTTTAGCGGGGCATCAAGAATTAAATTCAGTGATTTTAGTAAAGATAAATACTTAATCGGTAGCATGGCCATTGCTTCAACCATTGTCTCAACCATGATTTACGGGTTGCTCTTATGGGGATTGGGATTTATTATTCATGTGAACATCAGTTTGCTTAAGGCCCTTATTCTGGGTTCAATCGTCGCACCCACCGATCCCATTTCAGCCATGAGCATTCTGGCAAAAGCCGGGCTGTCCAAACGGCTGGGATTGATCATTGAAGGAGAAGCCTTGTTTAATGATGGTGTTGCAGTGGCTATTTTTGCCACCCTCATCAGTATCCTTAAACACACCTCTGGAGATATTTCAATTATAAGTTTTATCATAGAGCTGTCAGCCGAAGTTCTGGGTGCGGCCCTGATAGGATTCGTCATATCATTTCTTTTCTTTGAAATTTTCAAACGCTCAAAAGACCCCTACATTAAAATTTTCTCAAGCATATTAACCGTGATGATTGCGTATCTTATCTGTAATTATCTGGGCTTTTCCGGACCCATTGCAGCAGTGATCTGCGGGTTGTATTATGCAACCGGCATTTCCAGAATTCAAAAACAAAACCGTTGCGAGTTAATCCATGAAGTGCGGGAATTATTCTATTCATTTTGGTCAGTGATTGATAGTCTCTTAAACGGAATGCTGTTTCTCTTAGTTGGTTTATTATTTATCAGTATCAGAAACTTTAACACACTACCGATCACCATGATCATCATCATCGGATCAGGCGCCATTTTTTTTAATACCGTATCAAGAATGGCCGGAGTATCCACGGCATTGCTCTTTACCAGGAATCTGCCCGATGGTATGAAAAGAATGAAATTAGCTGCCTTTTTGACATGGGGCGGGTTAAAAGGCGGTTTATGCTTAGCCCTGATTATGGGAACAAACAATGTTTTATCATCACAAATCTATAACCTGTTCTTAGTTTCAACCTATGCCATTGTACTATTTACCACAGTATTTCAGGGTCTGACCGTGGGGAAGGCATATAAAATGCTAAATAATAAAAAGGAATTCAGGTTAGCGGATAAATCTCTCAAAAAACCATTATTTGCCACCGCAGACCGGGCAGACAGGTGA
- a CDS encoding APC family permease produces the protein MNTNKISWKQGLVIALGVPMLILPNIGYFAGYVGVFSIIVWMLSISQGFLQNLAYGDFALMYPEARGLPGYVQAIFKGKNSEDYDINKFIGGFSAWGYWMAWNPVLAIFSLLIGTYLHGMIPALGGFSEKAISLVAGAVIFTVLIGINRKGLSGGAMIGNILAVVALIPLVVLSIVPIVTGQFQLSNITAVSLFPETWSWNISHILILLGIMAMAQWSACAWETAAVYAPDYEKPKKDLPKALFFCGLICLVTFVLVQTACVGTLGIQGIIEEPYSPMLLMAKMSFGSAGVFVTVIMLMASMILIIQTALLGSAQAMQSMAVEGNLPKVLTETNKYGVPVKAMISIAILNFVLIFIGTPSAIVAGSAMGYVIANGITLFAYFKAKGDQKILAPKWWKYVGLGFCMLNIPLYLAGIFYINKLDYGIAPALIGVLVLFLFVPFWLYAKKENADKKVVREVDIKTN, from the coding sequence ATGAATACAAATAAAATTAGTTGGAAGCAAGGTTTGGTTATCGCATTAGGTGTGCCAATGTTAATTCTTCCCAATATCGGCTATTTTGCAGGTTACGTTGGCGTATTTTCAATCATTGTTTGGATGCTTTCAATCTCCCAGGGTTTTCTTCAAAACCTCGCCTATGGAGACTTTGCGCTGATGTACCCCGAGGCCCGGGGCTTGCCGGGTTATGTTCAGGCAATTTTTAAAGGGAAAAATTCCGAAGACTATGATATCAACAAATTTATTGGCGGATTTAGCGCATGGGGTTATTGGATGGCCTGGAATCCCGTTTTAGCAATATTTTCACTTCTGATCGGAACATATTTACATGGCATGATACCGGCTCTGGGCGGTTTTTCTGAAAAAGCGATTTCACTGGTGGCCGGAGCCGTTATATTTACAGTCTTAATCGGTATTAACAGAAAAGGTTTATCCGGAGGTGCCATGATTGGGAATATTCTAGCAGTGGTTGCATTGATCCCACTCGTCGTTCTTTCGATCGTACCCATTGTAACGGGACAGTTTCAGTTAAGCAACATTACCGCTGTGAGCTTATTTCCGGAAACATGGAGCTGGAATATTTCACACATCCTGATATTGCTGGGAATAATGGCAATGGCTCAGTGGAGTGCCTGCGCCTGGGAAACCGCAGCAGTCTATGCTCCGGATTATGAAAAACCCAAGAAAGATTTACCGAAAGCCTTATTCTTCTGTGGACTGATCTGTCTGGTAACCTTCGTGCTGGTCCAAACTGCTTGTGTTGGGACACTGGGAATACAGGGAATTATCGAAGAGCCTTATTCACCAATGCTTTTAATGGCAAAGATGTCGTTTGGCAGCGCAGGTGTATTTGTAACTGTCATTATGCTCATGGCATCGATGATTTTAATCATTCAGACAGCCTTGCTTGGTTCAGCCCAGGCGATGCAGTCAATGGCGGTGGAAGGTAATTTGCCGAAAGTATTGACAGAAACAAATAAATACGGGGTACCTGTCAAGGCCATGATTTCAATTGCTATTTTGAATTTTGTTTTGATTTTTATTGGAACCCCATCGGCGATTGTCGCCGGCTCGGCGATGGGCTATGTTATCGCCAATGGCATCACCCTTTTTGCTTATTTTAAAGCCAAAGGAGACCAAAAAATACTTGCGCCAAAATGGTGGAAATATGTCGGACTTGGTTTTTGTATGTTGAATATTCCCTTATATCTGGCAGGGATTTTCTATATCAATAAATTGGATTATGGTATCGCCCCGGCTTTAATTGGGGTTCTCGTACTTTTCCTTTTTGTTCCTTTCTGGCTTTATGCAAAGAAAGAAAATGCAGATAAAAAAGTGGTGCGGGAAGTTGATATAAAAACAAATTAA
- a CDS encoding DNA-binding protein produces the protein MKAPVRFYMINLLIKNKEGMTPQEFHTQLKPIYGNEKQCNETAIDDHLMSMKGVGLVEVKNAVEDKDNNLVVTYAITEYGATRAQKYIPEFLI, from the coding sequence ATGAAAGCGCCAGTAAGATTTTATATGATCAATTTATTGATTAAGAATAAAGAGGGAATGACTCCCCAAGAATTTCATACACAATTGAAACCCATATATGGAAATGAAAAACAATGTAACGAGACGGCCATTGACGATCATTTGATGTCGATGAAAGGTGTTGGTTTGGTGGAAGTTAAAAATGCGGTAGAAGACAAAGATAATAACCTGGTTGTTACTTATGCGATTACTGAATACGGCGCTACCCGGGCACAGAAATACATACCGGAATTTTTAATTTAA
- a CDS encoding DMT family transporter, with translation MNENVKGRLHRKNLKYAKYGIAWAVTAGLTYGVGPTFQTFAMGEEPFATLALMSLMLIPMIMAAMQDGIAAILVFLKNAQAGKHREYLRIASTKPGRFIMLAAFFGGPLALGSYMAAVTLCGPVYSLIFTAMLPAFGALASRLFLKEHISGRAWVGIGLAVAGAITVGWIPPSGEAYPHFYIGVIFALVCATGWALEMVVATAGMDFVDPEIAIGFRFVISGLLSFLAIPIVSGLGLVSFGYFFESITSLSAVWMIGAAIFAGGSYYFYYRAGNAAGAARSMAINPIMTISATVLGVVIFGATLQINFFVGLVILLVGCVLVVGKPSELISLRDIT, from the coding sequence ATGAATGAAAATGTCAAAGGCCGGTTGCACAGAAAAAATCTTAAGTATGCTAAATACGGTATTGCATGGGCAGTAACGGCAGGATTAACCTATGGTGTGGGACCCACATTTCAAACATTTGCAATGGGAGAGGAACCATTTGCTACGTTAGCATTAATGAGTTTGATGTTAATACCAATGATTATGGCGGCAATGCAAGATGGTATAGCAGCAATTCTTGTTTTTCTAAAAAATGCACAGGCAGGCAAACATCGCGAGTATCTTAGAATTGCCTCAACAAAGCCGGGACGATTTATTATGCTGGCAGCATTCTTTGGCGGACCATTGGCACTTGGCAGCTATATGGCAGCGGTTACCTTGTGTGGACCGGTGTATTCCCTTATTTTCACGGCCATGTTACCCGCCTTTGGGGCACTGGCTTCACGATTGTTTTTAAAAGAACACATAAGCGGACGAGCCTGGGTGGGAATTGGTTTAGCTGTTGCAGGCGCAATTACCGTAGGCTGGATTCCACCATCAGGGGAAGCTTATCCCCACTTTTATATAGGTGTAATATTTGCATTGGTATGTGCAACTGGTTGGGCATTAGAAATGGTTGTTGCAACGGCAGGAATGGATTTTGTTGATCCGGAAATTGCAATTGGGTTCCGTTTTGTTATTTCAGGATTACTGTCATTTTTAGCTATTCCAATTGTTTCAGGGTTGGGACTCGTTTCTTTTGGGTACTTCTTTGAATCAATAACATCATTATCAGCGGTATGGATGATTGGTGCAGCTATATTTGCGGGAGGCAGTTACTATTTTTACTATCGGGCAGGAAATGCTGCTGGGGCGGCCCGGTCGATGGCAATTAATCCAATCATGACAATTAGTGCTACTGTTTTAGGTGTTGTTATTTTTGGTGCGACATTGCAGATTAATTTCTTTGTTGGTTTAGTTATCTTATTAGTTGGTTGTGTACTGGTAGTTGGGAAACCATCAGAGTTAATTTCGTTAAGAGATATTACGTAG
- the pduL gene encoding phosphate propanoyltransferase, with amino-acid sequence MSDQIEKIVDIIFERIYTRLKKSGYIEIEASGRHVHLSRVVIDKLFGKDYQLTNIKTLSQPGQFVAKERVILIGPKGQLQNVVVLGPEREKVQIEVSKTDAKVLGVNAPVHESGKLMGTAPIEISANGKTVYLNEGVLVAERHIHMSSEDAKNLSVKDGDRVNIEVNTDRPMIFKNVNLRVSNKFDTYMHIDYDEANACNLGRRTLGLIVKAE; translated from the coding sequence ATGAGCGATCAAATAGAAAAAATCGTTGATATTATTTTTGAAAGAATCTATACCAGATTAAAAAAATCAGGCTATATTGAGATTGAAGCCTCAGGACGCCATGTGCATTTGTCTAGGGTCGTAATCGATAAACTCTTTGGCAAAGATTATCAGCTGACCAATATCAAGACGTTGTCACAACCCGGTCAATTCGTCGCCAAAGAACGGGTGATCCTTATCGGCCCGAAAGGCCAGCTCCAAAATGTTGTGGTATTAGGTCCGGAAAGAGAAAAAGTTCAGATTGAAGTTTCAAAAACAGATGCTAAGGTCCTGGGTGTTAATGCACCGGTTCATGAAAGTGGCAAATTAATGGGAACAGCGCCTATCGAAATCAGTGCGAACGGAAAAACAGTATATCTCAACGAAGGGGTACTGGTGGCGGAAAGACATATTCACATGTCATCGGAAGATGCTAAAAATTTATCAGTAAAAGATGGTGATCGCGTGAACATTGAGGTGAATACCGATCGTCCGATGATTTTTAAGAATGTGAATCTCCGGGTTTCCAATAAGTTCGACACCTATATGCATATCGATTATGATGAAGCAAATGCCTGTAACCTGGGGAGAAGAACATTAGGCTTAATTGTAAAAGCAGAGTAG
- a CDS encoding cobalamin adenosyltransferase translates to MNLITEDGIKKIIKSGESITDSELRLPLKSMLTPSAKSVLADHKLKLVLIDDDIEKNLTTSVMENAGVMAAKKIGKFNLESGGFLDEKPEHMTQLYGNLLVGKDHKRIKLRGEVDVLMGEIMKVQIRANELQLTDLVSDLQEVFDYIGELSRSEVLNEALDTSKILGFNQQEIRDMSHNPKKYFGREHLFNITYKLGEIPILLNSLRALIRKTEIACYEGFKLADGTVGRIDLIQGYNRLSSVMYIIIFKHLDH, encoded by the coding sequence ATGAATTTAATAACTGAAGATGGCATAAAAAAAATAATTAAAAGCGGCGAATCGATCACCGATAGTGAATTGCGACTTCCCCTTAAGTCAATGTTAACCCCATCGGCAAAGTCGGTCCTAGCAGATCATAAATTAAAGCTGGTGTTAATCGATGATGACATCGAAAAAAACCTAACTACCAGCGTAATGGAAAATGCCGGAGTAATGGCAGCAAAGAAAATTGGCAAGTTCAACTTAGAAAGTGGCGGTTTTTTAGACGAAAAGCCTGAGCACATGACTCAGCTTTACGGGAATCTTCTTGTCGGCAAGGATCATAAACGGATTAAACTCAGAGGCGAAGTCGATGTGTTAATGGGTGAAATCATGAAAGTTCAGATTCGCGCCAATGAACTCCAATTGACTGACCTGGTTTCGGATTTGCAGGAAGTCTTTGACTATATCGGTGAATTATCAAGATCAGAAGTTTTAAACGAAGCACTTGACACCAGTAAGATATTAGGGTTTAATCAACAGGAAATCCGCGATATGTCACATAATCCTAAAAAATACTTTGGTCGTGAACACTTATTTAATATTACATATAAGCTGGGAGAAATTCCAATTCTGCTCAATTCCCTTCGGGCGTTGATCAGAAAGACAGAAATCGCCTGTTATGAAGGGTTTAAGCTGGCAGATGGCACGGTGGGAAGAATCGACCTGATCCAGGGATATAACCGTTTATCCTCGGTTATGTATATTATTATTTTTAAGCATTTAGATCATTAA
- the eutM gene encoding ethanolamine utilization microcompartment protein EutM, translated as MANTNALGMIETRGLVAAIEAADAMVKAANVTLIGKEQIGSGLVTVMVRGDVGAVKAATDAGAAAAERVGDLVSVHVIPRPHADVNEMLPQEKGSNN; from the coding sequence ATGGCAAACACAAATGCATTGGGAATGATTGAAACACGTGGTTTAGTAGCAGCGATTGAAGCGGCAGACGCAATGGTAAAAGCAGCAAACGTTACATTAATCGGAAAAGAACAAATTGGCAGCGGACTGGTAACCGTCATGGTCAGAGGCGATGTTGGTGCAGTAAAAGCTGCAACAGATGCCGGTGCTGCCGCAGCCGAAAGAGTTGGCGATTTAGTTTCAGTACATGTTATACCTCGTCCGCATGCGGATGTTAATGAAATGTTGCCACAGGAAAAAGGTTCCAATAACTAG
- a CDS encoding acetaldehyde dehydrogenase (acetylating) has translation MQLVDKDLLSIQETRQLLKNAKTAQTKLAQMSQAEIDFICAAIKDAAMQNLEKLAKLANEETGFGVAEDKVIKNYFASQVVYDSIKDMKTVGIVSSDEIKKIYEVAVPVGVVAGLIPSTNPTSTVIYKALISIKAGNSIVFSPHPTAKNCIIETVRVIKEAAIAAGMPKDCIGCATIITLEGTNELLKNIDTSLILATGGEAMVKAAYSSGNPAIGVGPGNGPAFIEKSADIPHAIKQIIDSKTFDNGVICASEQSIIIEKESEQEVLRELKKQGCYMLTSAEKKLLEKIMLTPKMTMNPKIVGKTALYIAEMAGIKVPANTKVLIGQETMVGHNIPFSREKLCPILAFYIEDTWPKACDRAIEILTKEGAGHTMIIHSKNEEIIREFALRKPVSRLLVNTAGALGGVGATTNLLPAFTLGCGAVGGSATSDNISPLNLLNLRRVAYGVKELAEIRNSIECAKSNSVEKTVSETELNRAVENKLEGITDLILEKLRNQLNI, from the coding sequence GTGCAGTTAGTAGACAAAGATTTGTTATCAATTCAAGAAACCCGCCAGTTGCTGAAAAATGCAAAGACGGCACAGACAAAACTTGCCCAAATGAGTCAGGCAGAAATTGATTTCATTTGTGCAGCGATCAAAGACGCGGCCATGCAAAACCTCGAAAAACTGGCGAAATTAGCAAATGAAGAGACTGGATTTGGTGTGGCCGAAGATAAAGTGATTAAAAACTATTTTGCTTCACAAGTCGTATACGACAGTATCAAAGACATGAAAACAGTTGGCATTGTCAGCAGCGATGAAATCAAAAAAATCTATGAAGTGGCTGTGCCAGTAGGCGTCGTGGCAGGATTAATTCCATCGACGAATCCGACATCGACAGTAATTTATAAGGCGCTGATTTCCATAAAAGCCGGGAATTCAATTGTTTTCTCACCCCATCCAACGGCTAAAAATTGTATCATCGAGACAGTGAGAGTGATTAAAGAGGCGGCTATCGCTGCCGGCATGCCTAAAGACTGTATTGGGTGCGCAACGATTATAACTCTGGAAGGGACCAATGAGTTATTAAAGAATATAGACACCAGTTTGATTCTGGCAACCGGTGGTGAGGCAATGGTAAAAGCTGCTTATTCATCTGGAAATCCTGCAATTGGTGTCGGACCTGGAAATGGCCCGGCATTTATCGAAAAAAGTGCGGACATTCCCCATGCCATCAAACAGATCATCGATTCTAAAACCTTCGATAACGGCGTTATCTGTGCATCAGAGCAGTCCATTATCATTGAAAAAGAATCTGAACAGGAAGTTCTGAGAGAACTCAAAAAACAGGGCTGTTATATGCTGACATCAGCGGAGAAAAAACTTCTGGAAAAAATAATGCTGACACCCAAGATGACAATGAATCCTAAAATTGTCGGTAAAACAGCTTTATATATTGCTGAAATGGCTGGGATCAAAGTTCCGGCAAACACAAAAGTTCTGATTGGGCAGGAAACCATGGTTGGACACAACATCCCATTTTCAAGAGAAAAGCTTTGCCCGATCTTAGCTTTTTACATTGAAGACACCTGGCCAAAAGCCTGTGACAGAGCAATTGAGATTTTGACGAAAGAGGGTGCCGGTCATACCATGATCATCCACTCGAAAAATGAAGAAATTATCAGAGAATTTGCGTTAAGGAAACCCGTCAGTCGATTATTGGTCAATACCGCCGGAGCATTAGGCGGCGTGGGAGCGACAACCAATTTACTGCCGGCCTTTACCCTGGGATGCGGTGCAGTGGGCGGAAGTGCGACATCCGATAACATCTCGCCGTTGAACTTACTCAATTTGCGACGCGTCGCCTATGGGGTCAAAGAACTGGCTGAAATACGAAACAGTATTGAATGCGCTAAAAGCAATTCAGTCGAAAAAACAGTAAGCGAAACGGAACTGAATCGAGCAGTTGAGAATAAACTCGAAGGTATTACCGATTTAATTTTAGAAAAACTTAGAAATCAATTAAATATTTAA
- a CDS encoding BMC domain-containing protein, which produces MTSVGIIDTVGFVGAVNALDTCLKTADVEFVRFDKMSGGIVSIIITGDVAAVSASVAAGVEAANLAGKCRKHTIIARLDDQTKKMLCHSNSSGHEVVNNAAPTKITVMENQEEQCSVVEKLIGEDAITEDKSSTSVSNDKEYNYSEESLNLMTVSRLRKLARDINIKGISREKIKRSRKFDLIANILNELKEKEE; this is translated from the coding sequence ATGACTTCCGTCGGTATAATTGATACAGTCGGTTTTGTGGGAGCTGTGAATGCCTTGGATACATGTCTTAAAACCGCTGATGTTGAATTTGTAAGGTTTGATAAAATGTCAGGCGGCATTGTATCCATCATCATCACAGGGGATGTAGCAGCTGTATCGGCCAGCGTTGCCGCAGGGGTAGAAGCGGCAAATCTGGCAGGGAAATGCAGAAAACATACCATCATTGCAAGACTAGACGATCAGACCAAAAAAATGCTCTGCCACAGTAATTCATCCGGGCATGAAGTTGTCAACAACGCTGCACCTACGAAAATTACTGTAATGGAAAATCAGGAAGAGCAATGTAGTGTAGTAGAGAAGTTAATTGGTGAAGACGCGATCACTGAAGATAAATCGTCAACATCCGTGTCGAATGATAAAGAGTATAATTACTCGGAAGAATCCCTGAATCTGATGACCGTTTCCAGGTTAAGAAAATTAGCCCGTGATATAAACATTAAAGGCATCAGCAGAGAAAAAATCAAAAGATCCCGTAAATTTGATCTGATCGCAAATATTTTAAATGAATTAAAAGAAAAGGAGGAATAA
- the eutL gene encoding ethanolamine utilization microcompartment protein EutL, with translation MLGEIIRANVVCQNIIPNVSEDLAKALNLKPHQRSLGLITGSIDDVTFIALDEATKAADVEVVYGECMFSAFVGIFTTFAGEAFGILAGENPAEVKSGLDACAHYIENGAYFVNANEKGESIYLAHCISSTGSYLSETAEIPAGMPLAYCIAPPIEAMYGIDAALKAADVKICKTFLPPTATSNFSGALMSGSQSACKAACDAFAQAVQYIANNPIVG, from the coding sequence GTGTTAGGAGAAATTATACGCGCTAATGTTGTGTGCCAGAATATTATTCCAAATGTCAGTGAAGATTTAGCTAAGGCGCTTAATCTTAAACCGCATCAACGCAGCCTGGGCCTGATTACAGGTTCCATCGATGATGTTACATTTATCGCTCTTGATGAGGCCACAAAAGCTGCTGATGTAGAAGTGGTATATGGGGAATGTATGTTCTCGGCATTTGTCGGAATTTTTACAACCTTTGCCGGGGAAGCATTTGGTATATTGGCCGGCGAAAATCCGGCTGAGGTAAAGAGCGGCCTGGATGCATGTGCTCATTATATCGAAAACGGAGCATATTTCGTCAATGCCAATGAAAAAGGTGAATCTATTTATTTAGCTCACTGTATATCAAGTACCGGCAGCTATTTATCGGAAACTGCGGAGATACCAGCCGGAATGCCGTTGGCTTATTGTATTGCCCCACCAATTGAGGCAATGTACGGTATTGATGCCGCACTAAAAGCAGCGGATGTAAAAATTTGCAAGACATTTCTACCGCCGACAGCGACATCAAACTTTTCCGGTGCCTTGATGAGCGGTTCACAATCGGCATGCAAAGCGGCCTGCGACGCGTTTGCCCAAGCGGTTCAATACATTGCCAATAACCCGATAGTAGGTTAA
- the eutC gene encoding ethanolamine ammonia-lyase subunit EutC, protein MINEAILKDTIRDIIKNVIQEELSEAGTGSVKNQVIKSATAGSIDDGFVEDVTVATMQETFFIPNPYDRDGYMKMKEFTSGRLGIWRAGPRSLTKAYMRFLADHSAAQNAVWSDVDVTLVEDLGFIKLSTIAADKAEYIKNPNTGKKLTDEAVETVKKNTVKNLNVQIVFVDGLSSRAIEKNAADFLPALQQGLDSLGITYSTPFFVTNGRVAIGDEIGEITDADVIAVFCGERPGLNSTGSMGAYITYKPTVGMEEARRTVISNIHELGTAPVEAGAQIAELCQTMLKNKMSGVDLKLV, encoded by the coding sequence ATGATAAATGAAGCTATTTTAAAAGATACGATTCGCGACATTATTAAAAATGTTATTCAAGAAGAATTAAGCGAAGCAGGAACCGGTTCTGTAAAGAACCAGGTAATTAAGTCTGCCACGGCAGGCAGCATTGATGATGGTTTTGTCGAAGATGTGACTGTGGCAACCATGCAGGAAACATTCTTTATTCCCAATCCATACGATCGCGATGGATATATGAAAATGAAAGAATTTACGTCCGGTCGATTAGGTATTTGGAGAGCCGGTCCAAGATCTTTAACCAAAGCCTATATGAGATTTTTAGCCGATCACTCGGCAGCTCAGAATGCGGTATGGTCAGATGTTGACGTAACCCTGGTCGAAGACCTCGGATTCATCAAACTTTCTACAATTGCTGCGGATAAAGCAGAATACATCAAAAACCCTAACACCGGAAAAAAACTGACCGATGAAGCGGTAGAAACCGTCAAAAAAAATACCGTTAAGAATCTCAATGTGCAGATTGTTTTTGTCGATGGATTAAGCTCACGGGCCATTGAAAAAAATGCCGCAGATTTTCTTCCCGCTCTACAGCAGGGACTGGACTCACTGGGAATCACATACTCAACACCGTTCTTTGTCACCAATGGCCGGGTTGCCATCGGCGATGAAATCGGCGAAATAACAGATGCTGACGTAATTGCCGTATTCTGTGGCGAAAGACCAGGATTAAACTCAACCGGGTCTATGGGAGCATATATTACCTATAAACCAACAGTTGGTATGGAAGAGGCCAGAAGAACGGTCATTTCCAACATTCATGAACTGGGAACCGCACCGGTTGAAGCAGGTGCTCAAATAGCTGAGCTTTGTCAGACCATGCTCAAGAATAAAATGTCTGGTGTGGATTTAAAATTAGTATAA